The genomic interval TGCTGCCGATGGCCTGCCAGCCGGTCGGGATCGAGGCCCGCGTCCGCGGCGCCGACCCGCGCCGCCCCAGCGCGGTGCAGACGGTACGCGGCCAGCACGCGGTGGCGGTCACCGACGGCCGGGTCGAGTCCGTCCGGCTCACCCCGGAGGGGCCGAGCGCCTGCCCGCAGGCGGTGGCGGCGGTCCGCGAGGCCGACTGGCTGATCTTCGGCCCCGGAAGCTGGTACACCAGCGTCATCCCGCACCTGCTGGTGCCGGAGCTGGCCGCGGCGATGGTGGCCAGCCCGGCCCGCCGGCTGGTCACGCTCAACCTCGCCAACGAGGCGGAGACACTCGGCCTCTCCCTCGCCGACCACCTGGCGGCGCTCGGCTGGTACCTGCCCGGGCTCACCGTCGACGTGGTGCTGGCGGACGGAAAGGCGGTCGGTGACCCCGAACCGGTGCATCGTGCGGCAGAATCCCTGGGTGCGCGGCTCGTCCTCGCCCCGGTGGCCGTACCGGACGGTGGCCCCCAGCACGATCCGGCAGCGTTGGGCGCCGCGCTGGTGCCTCTCCTGGGCGCCGATCGTTAAGCACCTACGAATCAACAACGAAGCACCTACGAATCACCGGCACCCGCCGGGACCGGCCCACGAGGTGACGACAAGATGGCGATGACGGCTGCGGTCAAGGACGAGCTGAGCCGGGTGGACGTACCCAAGCCCTGCTGCCGGCGGGCGGAGATGGCCGCCCTGCTGCGCTTCGCGGGCGGACTGCACATCGTCTCCGGACGGGTGGTGGTCGAGGCGGAACTCGACACCGGCGCGGTGGCCCGCCGGCTGCGCCGGGAGATCGCCGAGGTCTACGGATAT from Plantactinospora sp. BC1 carries:
- the yvcK gene encoding uridine diphosphate-N-acetylglucosamine-binding protein YvcK, coding for MEKASRKQRVVAFGGGHGLAASLRALRRCAPELDLDITAVVTVGDDGGSSGRLRLERGALPPGDLRQALAALAADEPGTRRSAELFQHRFAGGGPRPDPLAGHAVGNLVLCGLMELLGDPVAALDHAAAMLGAVGRVLPMACQPVGIEARVRGADPRRPSAVQTVRGQHAVAVTDGRVESVRLTPEGPSACPQAVAAVREADWLIFGPGSWYTSVIPHLLVPELAAAMVASPARRLVTLNLANEAETLGLSLADHLAALGWYLPGLTVDVVLADGKAVGDPEPVHRAAESLGARLVLAPVAVPDGGPQHDPAALGAALVPLLGADR